One segment of Mugil cephalus isolate CIBA_MC_2020 chromosome 14, CIBA_Mcephalus_1.1, whole genome shotgun sequence DNA contains the following:
- the cacng7a gene encoding calcium channel, voltage-dependent, gamma subunit 7a, which translates to MSSFSTRALTLLSSVFGACGLLLVGVAVSTDYWLLMEEGIILQQNQTTEVKMALHSGLWRVCFVAGPEKGRCVASEYFTEPEIEITTENTANILKMVRTATPFPMVSLLFVFTAFVISNIGHIRPQRTILAFVSGIFFILSGLSLVVGLVLYISSINDEVMNRPREPEQFFHYRYGWSFAFAASSFLLKEGAGVMSVYLFMKRYAEEELYRPHPALYRPRMSDCSDYSGQFLHPDSWPPPQRGRSASDVSSDISIQLNQTPPQQQQQQPPKGGSSSQATPSSSGPSSAASYQLQPASSSSTSSSYPHPLHPGATSTLTRVSHAHGHPQSHHHHPHPHPSGPPPQSMPMAAPPSAVPPPRYHTHMRMSASPC; encoded by the exons ATGAGTTCGTTCAGCACCAGGGCTCTCACGCTGCTCTCCTCCGTTTTCGGGGCCTGTGGTTTGTTGCTGGTGGGCGTCGCCGTGTCGACCGACTACTGGCTGCTGATGGAGGAAGGAATCATCCTGCAGCAGAACCAGACCACCGAGGTCAAGATGGCGCTGCACTCCGGCCTGTGGAGAGTCTGCTTCGTGGCAG GACCTGAGAAGGGCAGATGTGTCGCTTCAGAGTATTTCACGGAGCCAGAGATAGAGATCACGACAGAAAATACGGCCAACATCCTCA AAATGGTTCGAACGGCCACTCCCTTCCCTATGGTCTCCCTCCTGTTCGTCTTCACCGCCTTCGTCATCAGCAACATCGGACACATCCGTCCACAGCGCACCATCCTCGCCTTCGTTTCCGGGATATTCTTCATACTGTCAG GCCTCAGTCTGGTTGTGGGTCTGGTTTTGTACATCTCCAGCATCAACGACGAGGTGATGAACCGACCCCGAGAGCCCGAGCAGTTCTTCCACTACCGCTACGGCTGGTCCTTCGCCTTCGccgcctcctccttcctgctcaAAGAG GGTGCAGGCGTGATGTCCGTCTACCTCTTCATGAAACGTTACGCCGAGGAGGAGCTCTACCGGCCCCACCCGGCCCTCTACCGCCCCCGCATGTCCGACTGCAGCGACTACAGCGGCCAGTTCCTCCACCCGGACTCCTGGCCTCCGCCTCAGAGGGGTCGCAGCGCCTCCGACGTCTCCTCCGACATCTCCATCCAGCTCAACCAGACTccacctcagcagcagcagcagcagcctcccaAGGGGGGCAGCAGCTCCCAGGCGACCCCGTCCTCCTCCGGGCCGTCCTCCGCCGCCAGCTACCAGCTCCagccggcctcctcctcctccacctcctcctcctatccGCACCCCCTTCACCCGGGCGCCACCTCCACCCTAACCAGGGTGTCCCACGCCCACGGCCACCCTCagtcccaccaccaccacccccacccccacccgaGCGGGCCCCCACCTCAGTCCATGCCGATGGCGGCTCCACCCTCCGCCGTGCCTCCCCCACGCTACCACACGCACATGCGGATGAGCGCCTCGCCGTGCTAG